A stretch of Lactiplantibacillus brownii DNA encodes these proteins:
- a CDS encoding amino acid ABC transporter ATP-binding protein: protein MLELKNITKSFGDRTIINKLNLTVKDGEILSIVGPSGAGKTTLLRCITGLEQVDSGAFLVDGKAFDPYTNRTNDSVIGVVFQNFELFPHLTVLQNITLAPTMVLKQSATEAKAAANKLLDRLNLEDHGDQYPYQLSGGQQQRVAIARALAMKPNVLCYDEPTSALDPNLRQEVEKLILGLKADGMTQIVVSHDITFAENIADEMLHVEPNQTK, encoded by the coding sequence ATGTTAGAACTTAAAAATATCACTAAAAGTTTCGGCGATCGCACGATCATAAACAAGCTGAATCTGACTGTTAAAGATGGCGAGATCTTAAGTATTGTGGGTCCTTCCGGTGCCGGGAAAACAACTTTATTACGTTGTATCACTGGTCTGGAACAAGTTGATAGCGGCGCATTCTTAGTAGATGGTAAGGCCTTTGATCCTTATACGAATCGGACTAACGACAGTGTGATCGGCGTGGTTTTCCAAAATTTCGAGTTATTTCCACATTTAACGGTGCTTCAAAATATTACGTTAGCCCCAACGATGGTCTTAAAGCAGAGTGCCACTGAAGCGAAAGCAGCCGCTAACAAACTGTTAGATCGGTTAAATTTGGAAGATCATGGGGATCAATATCCTTACCAATTATCTGGTGGGCAACAACAACGGGTGGCGATTGCGCGAGCATTAGCCATGAAGCCCAATGTGTTGTGTTATGACGAACCAACTTCAGCGCTAGATCCTAATTTACGCCAAGAAGTTGAAAAGCTGATCTTAGGACTTAAAGCTGATGGGATGACCCAAATCGTGGTCAGCCATGACATTACCTTTGCAGAAAATATCGCGGATGAAATGTTACACGTTGAACCGAATCAAACGAAGTAG
- a CDS encoding JAB domain-containing protein, whose amino-acid sequence MSLLTGRTDDHGTQIHHLIQRYFRDFLDPSAAAAATLAFEGAYPAAEVTAWSRQPNSDPLWNSLLTALRCGRLLQAQPRIVLGQVYGSQQIGEQLLHDFAGLAQEQLLLICLDTKNQILKRQIVFQGTLNACPVHPREIFQAALLTNTARVVIAHNHPSGDCEPSGKDTEFTERLSAGGKLLGLPLLDSFVVGATDYFSFAEQGLLNCNTDSE is encoded by the coding sequence ATGAGTTTATTAACTGGTCGCACGGACGATCATGGCACACAGATTCATCATTTGATTCAGCGCTACTTCCGGGACTTCTTAGATCCAAGTGCCGCCGCGGCCGCTACTTTGGCTTTCGAGGGCGCTTATCCTGCCGCTGAGGTGACGGCTTGGTCGCGGCAGCCTAACAGTGATCCACTCTGGAATAGTTTGCTCACGGCATTACGTTGTGGGCGACTGTTGCAGGCCCAACCACGGATTGTTTTAGGGCAAGTTTATGGCAGTCAGCAAATTGGTGAACAATTGCTACATGATTTTGCTGGACTCGCTCAGGAGCAGTTATTACTGATCTGTTTGGATACAAAGAATCAGATTCTGAAACGCCAAATCGTTTTTCAGGGCACTTTGAATGCTTGTCCGGTCCATCCGCGTGAAATTTTTCAGGCGGCCTTACTAACTAATACGGCTCGGGTAGTGATTGCTCATAATCATCCGAGTGGGGATTGTGAGCCGTCAGGTAAAGATACCGAATTTACTGAACGCCTGTCCGCTGGTGGCAAGCTGTTAGGCTTGCCACTCCTAGATAGTTTCGTGGTTGGCGCCACGGATTATTTTAGTTTCGCGGAGCAAGGATTGTTAAATTGTAATACGGATTCAGAATAG
- a CDS encoding rod shape-determining protein: MFGFGTKNIGIDLGTANTIVYVDGKGIVLREPSVVAKNTKTGEIVSVGSDAREMIGRTPASIVAIRPMKDGVIADYDTTVAMMKYFIQKTLGRSNGKPYVMVCVPSGVTEVEKRAVIDATRVAGARDAYVIEEPFAAAIGAGLPVMDPTGSMVVDIGGGTTDVATISLGGIVSSRSIRMAGDKIDDSIIYHVRQKFNLLIGERTAEQLKMDVGSASMKAAEDIESSTIRGRDLLTGLPKTVEISATDVSEAIQEIVSEIVSAIKETLEETSPEIASDVIDHGIVLTGGGALLKNLSEVIADETKVPVFIANEPLDCVAVGTGESLKSIDVMKKR; the protein is encoded by the coding sequence GTGTTCGGATTTGGGACAAAGAATATCGGGATCGATCTCGGTACTGCCAATACGATTGTGTATGTTGACGGCAAGGGAATCGTACTGCGGGAACCATCTGTAGTTGCGAAGAACACGAAGACTGGTGAAATCGTATCCGTTGGCTCAGACGCCCGCGAAATGATTGGGAGAACGCCTGCAAGTATTGTGGCTATTCGACCAATGAAAGACGGGGTCATTGCGGATTACGATACCACTGTGGCGATGATGAAATACTTTATTCAAAAGACATTAGGCCGTTCAAACGGCAAGCCTTACGTCATGGTCTGTGTGCCATCAGGTGTTACCGAAGTTGAAAAACGAGCAGTGATCGATGCAACCCGAGTTGCTGGTGCGCGTGATGCTTATGTCATTGAAGAACCATTTGCTGCGGCGATCGGTGCTGGCTTGCCAGTCATGGATCCAACCGGTAGTATGGTGGTCGATATCGGTGGCGGGACGACCGACGTGGCCACGATTTCCTTAGGTGGGATCGTGTCCAGTCGTTCAATTCGGATGGCGGGCGACAAGATCGATGATTCAATCATCTATCATGTCCGTCAAAAATTTAACTTGCTGATTGGTGAACGTACGGCTGAACAGTTGAAGATGGATGTCGGCTCAGCCTCGATGAAAGCAGCTGAAGACATTGAGAGTTCAACAATTCGTGGTCGGGATCTCTTGACTGGGCTACCAAAGACGGTTGAAATCTCAGCAACGGATGTTTCAGAAGCCATTCAAGAAATCGTTTCCGAAATTGTTTCGGCAATCAAGGAAACCCTTGAAGAAACGTCACCGGAAATTGCCTCTGACGTCATCGATCATGGGATTGTTTTGACCGGTGGTGGCGCATTATTAAAGAATCTTTCCGAAGTGATTGCTGACGAAACCAAGGTGCCAGTCTTCATTGCGAACGAACCACTTGATTGTGTAGCGGTCGGGACCGGTGAATCACTTAAAAGCATTGATGTTATGAAAAAGCGATAA
- a CDS encoding valine--tRNA ligase yields MSEDLTTDMPTKYDPTAVEKGRYQTWLDEDLFKPSGNKKAKPYSIVLPPPNVTGKLHLGHAWDTTLQDIIIRQKRMQGFDTLWLPGMDHAGIATQAKVEAKLREQGISRYDLGREKFIQQVWDWKDEYASIIKQQWAKMGLSLDYSRERFTMDKGLSDAVKKVFVTLYKKGLIYRGEYIINWDPQARTALSDIEVIHKDDKGAFYHVKYPFADKNYTFNGKHYIEIATTRPETMMGDTAVAVNPSDDRYKELVGKEVILPLAERKIPIIADAYVDPEFGTGMVKITPAHDPNDFKVGNRHDLKRINTMNEDASMNANAGKYEGLDRFAARKAMVKDLQDQDLMIKIDPIVHSVGHSERTGVQVEARLSTQWFVKMQPLAEQALKNQKGDDKVNFVPERFEETFNQWMENVHDWVISRQLWWGHQIPAWYNKKTGETYVDVEPPKDIENWEQDPDVLDTWFSSALWPFSTMGWPDEDAPDFKRYFPTNTLVTGYDIIFFWVSRMMFQSLEFTGRRPFKNVLLHGLIRDEQGRKMSKSLGNGIDPMDVIKKYGADALRWFLSNGSTAGQDVRFSYTKMDAAWNFINKIWNASRYVIMNLGDMDKPTLPAQADWTLADKWILSRLNATVKQVTDCFEKFDFGEAGRALYNFIWNDFCDWYIEMSKAVLTGDDAQAKANTQNVLAYVLDQTLRLLHPIMPFVTEKIWLSMPHVGKSLVVADYPVAHAEFDNQAAESDMASLIELITAVRSIRAEANAKMSSAVDLLIKTDSTRLQTVFKTNEDYIDRFAHPKTLTIGADVEAPKLAMTQVISDAELYIPLAELVDLNEEIKKLEKEQATFESEVTRATKKLGNERFVANAPEAVVASEKEKLADNENKLAATKQRLIDIKAQA; encoded by the coding sequence ATGTCAGAAGATTTAACCACTGATATGCCCACAAAGTATGATCCGACCGCCGTTGAAAAGGGTCGGTATCAAACTTGGTTGGACGAAGATCTATTCAAGCCTTCGGGCAATAAAAAAGCTAAGCCTTATTCAATCGTTTTGCCCCCGCCAAATGTCACAGGTAAGTTGCATTTAGGCCATGCTTGGGATACGACACTACAAGATATCATCATTCGTCAAAAACGGATGCAAGGCTTTGATACGCTCTGGTTACCAGGGATGGATCATGCCGGTATCGCAACCCAAGCCAAGGTTGAAGCTAAGCTTCGTGAACAAGGCATCAGTCGTTACGATTTAGGTCGTGAAAAATTCATCCAACAAGTTTGGGATTGGAAAGACGAATATGCGTCAATCATCAAACAACAATGGGCCAAAATGGGCTTGTCTTTAGATTATTCACGTGAACGATTTACGATGGATAAAGGGTTGTCTGATGCAGTTAAGAAAGTCTTTGTCACGCTTTATAAAAAAGGCTTAATTTATCGTGGCGAATACATCATCAACTGGGACCCACAAGCGCGGACGGCTTTATCCGATATTGAAGTTATCCATAAAGATGATAAGGGTGCCTTTTACCACGTCAAATATCCATTCGCTGACAAAAATTATACGTTCAATGGCAAGCATTATATTGAAATTGCCACGACCCGTCCTGAAACGATGATGGGTGATACGGCGGTTGCCGTTAATCCTAGCGATGATCGTTATAAGGAACTCGTTGGCAAAGAAGTTATCCTGCCATTGGCTGAACGAAAGATTCCGATTATCGCGGATGCTTACGTTGATCCTGAATTTGGGACTGGGATGGTTAAAATTACGCCAGCCCATGACCCTAATGACTTCAAAGTTGGTAACCGTCATGACTTGAAACGCATCAACACAATGAATGAAGATGCTTCAATGAATGCCAATGCTGGTAAATATGAAGGCTTAGATCGTTTTGCTGCACGTAAAGCCATGGTTAAGGATTTACAAGACCAAGACTTGATGATCAAGATTGATCCAATCGTGCATAGTGTTGGGCATTCTGAACGGACTGGGGTCCAAGTTGAAGCACGCTTGTCGACGCAATGGTTCGTTAAGATGCAACCGCTAGCGGAACAAGCCTTGAAGAACCAAAAAGGCGACGATAAAGTCAATTTCGTACCAGAACGTTTTGAAGAAACCTTCAATCAATGGATGGAAAATGTTCATGACTGGGTCATCTCACGTCAACTTTGGTGGGGTCATCAAATTCCAGCTTGGTACAATAAAAAGACTGGGGAAACCTATGTTGATGTTGAGCCACCTAAGGATATTGAAAACTGGGAACAAGATCCAGATGTTTTAGATACTTGGTTCTCAAGTGCCTTATGGCCATTTTCAACAATGGGTTGGCCAGATGAAGATGCCCCTGACTTTAAGCGATACTTCCCAACCAATACGTTAGTCACCGGTTACGATATTATCTTCTTCTGGGTTTCACGGATGATGTTCCAAAGCCTTGAATTTACTGGTCGTCGCCCATTTAAGAACGTCTTGTTGCATGGCTTAATTCGTGATGAACAAGGTCGTAAGATGAGCAAGTCCTTAGGTAACGGGATTGACCCAATGGATGTTATCAAGAAATACGGTGCCGATGCCTTACGTTGGTTCTTGTCAAATGGGTCCACAGCGGGTCAAGATGTCCGTTTCAGTTATACAAAAATGGACGCCGCTTGGAACTTTATCAATAAGATTTGGAATGCCAGTCGTTATGTCATCATGAACTTGGGTGATATGGACAAGCCAACTTTACCGGCACAAGCTGACTGGACACTAGCTGACAAATGGATTTTGAGCCGTTTGAATGCGACGGTTAAACAAGTGACTGATTGCTTTGAAAAATTTGATTTTGGTGAAGCTGGTCGGGCCTTGTATAACTTTATCTGGAATGATTTTTGTGACTGGTACATTGAAATGAGTAAAGCCGTTTTAACCGGTGACGATGCTCAAGCTAAAGCCAATACGCAAAATGTTTTGGCCTACGTTTTGGATCAAACCTTACGTTTACTTCATCCAATCATGCCATTTGTCACTGAAAAAATCTGGTTATCGATGCCACATGTTGGTAAATCATTAGTTGTGGCCGACTATCCAGTGGCACACGCTGAATTTGATAATCAGGCTGCCGAAAGTGATATGGCGTCCTTGATTGAATTGATCACGGCGGTTCGGAGTATTCGGGCTGAGGCCAACGCAAAGATGTCATCTGCGGTTGATTTGTTGATCAAGACGGATAGCACCCGGTTGCAGACGGTCTTCAAGACTAACGAAGATTATATTGACCGGTTTGCACATCCTAAGACGTTAACGATTGGCGCGGATGTGGAAGCACCAAAATTAGCCATGACACAAGTGATCAGTGATGCCGAACTTTATATTCCGCTAGCTGAATTGGTTGATTTGAATGAAGAAATTAAAAAGCTTGAAAAGGAACAAGCCACCTTTGAAAGTGAAGTCACGCGTGCCACTAAGAAATTAGGCAACGAACGCTTTGTTGCGAATGCGCCTGAAGCGGTTGTGGCTAGTGAAAAAGAAAAGCTCGCTGATAATGAAAATAAACTTGCTGCCACAAAGCAACGTTTGATCGATATTAAAGCGCAAGCTTAA
- the mreC gene encoding rod shape-determining protein MreC, which produces MQKFFSNRKLVIAIIILIISFGLMSVSVAIRDRKSTPPLVQQFGNDVAGAVNRVIAWPVNGLQSATNSVSDLLNTYQENQKLKKQVDQLAQAKVNAQTATAENKQLRKELKLNESLTDYTAVSANVLTRTPSSWMNQLVISKGATAGVKKNMPVMSQAGLIGRIVEVNQTNSKVELISNTSSSSNKFAIQITNSAGKTVNGIVTGFDTSNNYIQMGSVTSSVKIKKGDKVVTSGLGGLTPKGLYVGTVAKIKQDDYGLASEVEIKPAADLTDLTVVTVAEQ; this is translated from the coding sequence ATGCAAAAGTTTTTTTCTAACCGTAAATTGGTCATTGCGATTATTATCCTAATAATCAGTTTCGGTCTGATGAGCGTTTCTGTCGCCATTCGGGACCGTAAATCGACACCACCATTAGTCCAACAATTTGGTAACGATGTGGCGGGTGCGGTCAATCGGGTCATTGCTTGGCCAGTAAACGGGCTCCAAAGTGCGACAAATTCAGTTTCTGACTTGCTGAACACTTATCAAGAAAACCAAAAGTTAAAGAAGCAAGTTGATCAGTTAGCGCAAGCCAAGGTCAATGCACAAACCGCAACTGCTGAAAACAAGCAATTGCGTAAAGAATTGAAATTGAACGAGTCCTTAACCGATTACACGGCGGTTTCAGCCAATGTGTTGACGCGGACACCGTCTTCTTGGATGAACCAATTGGTGATTTCAAAAGGGGCAACTGCGGGTGTTAAGAAGAATATGCCAGTGATGTCACAAGCGGGATTGATTGGTCGTATTGTTGAAGTTAACCAGACCAATTCGAAAGTTGAATTAATTTCTAACACGAGTTCATCTTCAAATAAGTTTGCCATTCAGATTACGAACTCGGCTGGTAAAACGGTCAATGGGATCGTCACTGGTTTTGACACGAGCAATAACTATATTCAAATGGGTTCTGTGACTTCGTCAGTTAAGATCAAAAAGGGCGATAAAGTCGTTACCAGTGGTTTAGGTGGATTAACACCTAAAGGCCTCTATGTGGGGACGGTTGCCAAAATTAAACAAGATGATTATGGGCTGGCTTCTGAAGTTGAAATCAAACCTGCAGCTGACCTGACCGACTTAACGGTGGTTACGGTTGCTGAACAATAG
- the mreD gene encoding rod shape-determining protein MreD: MKSRLRIIFPIGLFLALFLDGSLSNVFAGSLFRYPYSSVLHLVLLWIIFAVFLDDRDDLPIVTWSAFAGLVFDWYYTGVFGVYLVALPLVVYLCRQIKPWLDLNFLTLLMVYIINLTIVEAFVYAWYVMGKVVTSNLADFAVYTLGPTIAVNLAIFVILYYPVRQLYLRVN, encoded by the coding sequence TTGAAATCACGTTTAAGAATTATCTTCCCAATTGGACTGTTTTTAGCGTTGTTTTTAGATGGCTCACTATCGAATGTCTTTGCGGGAAGTTTGTTTAGATATCCCTATTCGAGTGTGTTGCACTTGGTGTTATTGTGGATTATTTTTGCCGTCTTTTTAGATGACCGTGATGATTTACCAATCGTGACTTGGTCCGCGTTTGCCGGACTTGTTTTTGATTGGTATTATACGGGCGTCTTTGGCGTTTACTTAGTGGCCTTACCACTTGTGGTGTATTTATGTCGTCAAATCAAACCGTGGTTAGACTTAAACTTTCTAACGTTACTAATGGTCTATATTATTAACTTAACGATCGTAGAAGCATTTGTGTACGCATGGTACGTCATGGGCAAAGTGGTGACTAGCAATCTTGCCGACTTTGCGGTTTACACGTTAGGCCCAACGATTGCGGTCAACTTAGCAATCTTTGTGATTTTGTACTATCCGGTACGACAGTTATATCTCAGGGTCAATTAG
- a CDS encoding septum site-determining protein MinC: MQQSVILKASNDGYELIFRQAASFDAIMVDLKTLLDRLQVDNTTDKQISFDMDTEGRLLTAEQNQKVTQLVNRYPLFSIHKLAAEVILTADALAMVERNTVHLVNQIIRNGQVVAVTGDVLFFGKIHEGGVLRATGSIFVMGEVVGALEAGYPDHNDAAIVSDLATVPRVRVGELMELVDKDKIVAGTNVVYINDIQALDYVPLAQLKRVRPKLFTRNGGRL, encoded by the coding sequence ATGCAGCAAAGTGTAATTTTAAAAGCCAGTAATGATGGCTATGAATTAATCTTTCGACAAGCAGCGAGTTTCGACGCGATTATGGTTGACTTAAAGACCTTGTTGGATCGGTTACAAGTGGACAATACGACTGATAAACAGATCTCATTTGATATGGACACCGAAGGCCGACTATTGACGGCTGAGCAAAATCAAAAGGTGACCCAGCTCGTGAACCGTTACCCGCTGTTTAGCATTCATAAATTAGCAGCGGAGGTTATTTTGACGGCGGATGCGTTAGCAATGGTCGAACGAAACACGGTCCACTTAGTGAATCAAATTATTCGTAATGGCCAAGTCGTTGCCGTCACTGGCGACGTCTTGTTCTTTGGTAAGATCCATGAAGGTGGCGTTTTGCGGGCCACTGGCAGTATTTTTGTCATGGGTGAAGTGGTTGGGGCCCTTGAAGCAGGGTATCCTGATCATAACGATGCTGCAATTGTGAGTGACTTAGCAACGGTCCCACGAGTCCGTGTCGGAGAATTAATGGAATTGGTTGATAAAGATAAAATCGTGGCCGGGACGAATGTGGTTTATATTAACGATATTCAAGCCCTCGACTATGTCCCGTTAGCACAATTGAAACGGGTCCGGCCTAAATTATTTACACGGAATGGAGGACGTCTTTAA
- a CDS encoding bifunctional folylpolyglutamate synthase/dihydrofolate synthase produces the protein MIENYAQALAFIHGRTKFKKLPTLDRMRRFLQELGDPQLKINGIHVAGTNGKGSTVANLRELFMADGLTVGTFTSPFITRFNERISVDGEPISDADLVTLVQQVQPVVAKLDAELPTGGPTEFEIITAMMFLYFATQPIDIAIIEVGLGGLYDSTNVFTPKVSAITTIGYDHMQILGDTLTAIATQKAGIIKPKVPVVVGKLPAAAQAVMVATAEKQGASLQTLGVEFKTKLLPPQGWQERFNYDGEQEHFKELTTPLLGDYQVDNAAVALAAYLTYHRQLQLPVNARDVRQALANTTWPGRLERLNQEPLILIDGAHNEPAVTELAATIKERFSQQTIYLIFAVLADKQHAQMIQTLAKLPNVRLLLTQFAGPNPKRQATDPHELAAELPAHYDAPIFKDWQSALVAATSEMSSEDVLLMTGSLYFISDVRAYFKTRA, from the coding sequence TTGATTGAGAATTATGCACAGGCCTTGGCGTTTATCCATGGCCGCACAAAATTTAAAAAGCTACCAACGCTGGACCGGATGCGGCGATTCTTGCAAGAACTCGGTGATCCCCAGCTTAAAATCAACGGGATTCACGTTGCTGGTACGAACGGTAAAGGATCAACCGTTGCAAATTTACGGGAATTATTCATGGCTGATGGTTTGACGGTTGGGACGTTTACGTCGCCGTTCATCACGCGTTTTAATGAGCGGATTAGTGTCGATGGTGAACCAATTAGTGATGCTGATTTGGTCACGTTGGTCCAACAGGTTCAGCCAGTTGTAGCTAAATTGGATGCGGAATTGCCGACGGGTGGCCCGACTGAATTTGAAATTATTACTGCGATGATGTTTTTGTATTTTGCGACCCAACCGATCGATATTGCGATTATTGAAGTTGGCTTAGGCGGTCTGTATGATTCGACCAATGTGTTCACGCCAAAGGTGAGTGCGATCACGACGATTGGCTACGATCATATGCAGATTTTAGGGGACACACTAACGGCCATTGCGACGCAAAAAGCGGGGATTATTAAACCCAAGGTGCCTGTTGTCGTTGGAAAATTACCCGCAGCGGCCCAGGCGGTCATGGTGGCAACCGCTGAAAAGCAGGGTGCGAGCTTACAGACATTGGGAGTTGAGTTTAAGACCAAGCTTTTACCGCCACAAGGTTGGCAAGAACGGTTTAACTACGATGGTGAGCAGGAGCACTTCAAAGAGCTAACGACACCATTGTTAGGCGACTACCAGGTGGATAATGCTGCGGTCGCATTGGCCGCCTATTTAACCTATCACCGCCAGTTGCAACTACCGGTCAATGCGCGTGATGTGCGGCAAGCTTTGGCAAATACCACTTGGCCGGGTCGTTTGGAACGGTTGAACCAGGAGCCTTTGATTTTGATTGATGGGGCGCACAATGAGCCAGCAGTGACCGAGCTTGCAGCGACGATTAAGGAACGCTTTAGCCAGCAAACGATTTATTTGATCTTTGCGGTGTTGGCTGACAAGCAGCATGCGCAAATGATTCAAACGCTGGCTAAGTTGCCGAATGTTCGCTTATTGTTGACGCAATTTGCTGGCCCGAACCCTAAGCGCCAAGCGACGGACCCGCATGAGTTGGCGGCCGAATTACCAGCACACTACGATGCCCCCATTTTTAAGGATTGGCAGTCAGCGTTAGTGGCCGCCACCAGTGAGATGTCGAGTGAAGATGTGCTATTGATGACGGGCTCACTTTACTTCATTTCGGATGTGCGGGCTTATTTTAAAACGCGAGCGTGA
- a CDS encoding amino acid ABC transporter permease: MHYISEILPSLLAGAGMTLQIFLWTLIGSLPLGLVLSLGLISKIKPLQWVINFYVWLMRGTPLLLQLIFVFYGLPLIGVVFPRYEAALFAFILNYAAYFAEIFRGGLQSIDNGQYESARVLRLSYGQTIRKIVIPQVVKIVIPSVGNEVINLIKDSSLVYVIGIGDLLRAGNVATARDVTLVPLVLVGVIYLLLTAVTTFVLRQIEKRYSYWK, translated from the coding sequence ATGCACTATATTTCAGAAATTTTGCCATCATTATTAGCCGGCGCCGGGATGACGCTTCAGATTTTCCTTTGGACGTTGATTGGGTCGTTACCCTTAGGATTAGTTTTAAGTTTAGGATTAATTTCAAAAATCAAACCGTTACAATGGGTGATTAACTTCTATGTTTGGTTAATGCGTGGCACGCCATTATTGCTACAATTAATTTTCGTCTTTTACGGTTTACCATTGATTGGCGTCGTCTTTCCACGGTATGAAGCGGCACTGTTTGCCTTTATCTTAAACTACGCGGCTTACTTCGCCGAAATCTTCCGTGGCGGCTTACAATCCATTGATAATGGCCAATATGAAAGTGCGCGAGTCTTACGATTAAGCTACGGCCAAACGATTCGTAAAATCGTGATTCCACAAGTCGTCAAGATCGTCATTCCGTCCGTTGGGAATGAAGTCATCAATTTGATCAAGGATTCATCCTTAGTTTACGTCATCGGGATCGGAGATTTATTACGAGCTGGTAACGTGGCCACGGCGCGTGATGTCACCTTGGTACCACTCGTCTTGGTCGGTGTGATCTACTTACTGCTCACCGCAGTGACGACCTTCGTGTTACGACAGATTGAAAAACGTTATAGTTATTGGAAATAG
- the minD gene encoding septum site-determining protein MinD: MGKAIVVTSGKGGVGKTTTTANLGTALALMGKKVCLVDLDIGLRNLDVILGLDNRILYDIVDVVENRAQIRQALVKDKRFDDLLFLLPAAQNADKDSLNPEQVKAVVEELKPDFDYILLDCPAGIERGFMNAIAGADAAIIVSTPEISAIRDADRVVGLLEQYPLAEAPKLVINRIRRRMMQDGETMDIDEITHHLSIDLLGIVFDDDAVIRTSNNGEPVVLDPKNPAAQGYRNIARRIEGETVPLMNLEQQKPGVWSRITGIFHRNK, encoded by the coding sequence ATGGGAAAAGCTATTGTGGTCACCTCTGGTAAGGGTGGCGTTGGTAAAACGACCACGACCGCCAATCTTGGCACGGCTTTGGCCTTAATGGGCAAAAAAGTTTGCCTGGTTGATTTGGATATCGGACTACGAAATTTGGATGTTATTTTAGGCTTGGATAATCGGATTTTATATGACATCGTGGATGTCGTTGAAAATCGTGCTCAAATTCGCCAAGCTTTAGTCAAAGACAAGCGCTTTGATGATTTGTTGTTCTTACTACCTGCTGCTCAAAACGCAGATAAGGATTCCTTAAATCCGGAACAAGTTAAAGCCGTCGTTGAAGAATTGAAGCCCGACTTTGATTACATTTTATTGGATTGTCCTGCCGGGATTGAACGGGGCTTTATGAATGCGATTGCGGGAGCCGATGCGGCGATCATTGTCTCGACACCCGAAATTTCGGCAATTCGTGATGCTGATCGGGTCGTTGGTTTACTGGAACAATATCCGTTGGCCGAAGCACCTAAACTCGTTATCAACCGGATTCGCCGGCGGATGATGCAAGATGGTGAAACCATGGATATTGATGAAATTACGCATCATTTATCCATCGACCTATTGGGCATTGTTTTTGATGATGATGCCGTCATTCGGACTTCAAACAATGGTGAACCAGTGGTCTTAGATCCTAAAAATCCAGCCGCACAAGGTTATCGTAATATTGCGCGTCGGATTGAGGGCGAGACCGTGCCGTTAATGAATTTGGAACAACAAAAACCAGGCGTTTGGTCGCGGATCACTGGAATTTTTCACCGAAATAAGTGA
- the tpx gene encoding thiol peroxidase: protein MQVLFHDQPLDLVGEPLTDGDQLPKFKVFTTHDKKLKTKDILGKPALISVMPDIDTRVCSIQTKKFNQQADQYPHIQFLAVSNNSIADQAGWCAKEGVKNLTVVSDEELSFGYATNLYLPNNGTLARAIYVVDAAGKVVYHEIVPEMTHEPNYVAALDALKQFE, encoded by the coding sequence GTGCAAGTATTATTTCATGATCAGCCGTTAGATTTAGTCGGTGAACCGTTGACGGATGGCGACCAATTGCCGAAGTTCAAAGTGTTCACGACCCATGATAAGAAACTCAAGACCAAAGATATTTTAGGCAAGCCCGCGTTGATTAGTGTGATGCCCGATATTGATACTCGGGTTTGCTCAATTCAAACGAAAAAGTTCAATCAACAAGCCGACCAATATCCACATATTCAATTTTTGGCGGTTTCTAACAATTCGATTGCGGATCAGGCTGGCTGGTGTGCCAAGGAAGGCGTCAAAAATTTGACGGTCGTTTCCGATGAAGAACTTTCCTTTGGCTATGCCACTAACTTATACTTGCCAAACAATGGGACGTTAGCTCGGGCCATTTATGTCGTTGATGCTGCCGGTAAAGTGGTTTACCACGAAATCGTGCCTGAAATGACGCATGAACCAAACTACGTGGCCGCTTTAGATGCGTTGAAGCAATTTGAATAA